Proteins encoded by one window of Gemmatimonadota bacterium:
- a CDS encoding BCCT family transporter yields HDMQGPRVDRVIFWVALPLIAGVSVPLVLFPVEGEALLSAAFGWLTRVLGWAYLWFTIAAFALLVYYALGKYGNVRFGGPDAKPEFSLISWIAMIFCAGIGASVLYWGTIEWAYYYMNPPFGLEPRSAEATEWAATYGLFHWGFTAWAIYCIPTLPLAYLFWNRRRPVLRMSAACEGVIGEQAARSLPGKFIDMLFMFGLLGGVGTSIGLSTPMISAGLSEMLGVDRGFWLDASVVITLGVIFGVSVYTGLQRGIRMLSRFNLWLTIALLAFVFLAGPTLFIIDTITNSIGLLMQNFIKMSLYLDPIVKWDSLISASGEGSPVPQATFPEQWTVFYWAWWIAFAPFMGLFVARISRGRTIRELIAAETIGGAMGCWMFFGVLGNTSLFLQLEGSLDLTALVARNMTPEAIIATVVAVGDRVLPFAIPLLLVFVTLAIIFAATTLDSASYILASVATREQAEVREPARWHRCFWAVVLSSVALSLMFVGGTESLRAVQSASLIVALPLIAVLVLMTLSFIRWLRQDHGS; encoded by the coding sequence CACGACATGCAAGGACCCCGCGTCGACCGCGTCATATTCTGGGTCGCGCTGCCGCTGATCGCGGGCGTCTCGGTGCCCCTCGTGCTGTTTCCCGTCGAGGGAGAAGCCCTGCTGAGCGCGGCCTTCGGCTGGCTGACCCGCGTCCTGGGATGGGCCTACCTCTGGTTCACCATCGCCGCTTTCGCGCTCCTCGTCTACTACGCTCTCGGCAAGTACGGCAACGTGCGGTTCGGCGGACCCGACGCCAAACCGGAGTTTTCCCTGATCAGCTGGATCGCCATGATCTTCTGCGCCGGCATCGGCGCCAGCGTGTTGTACTGGGGCACCATCGAGTGGGCGTACTACTACATGAATCCGCCCTTCGGACTTGAACCCCGGTCCGCCGAGGCCACGGAGTGGGCGGCGACCTACGGACTGTTCCACTGGGGATTCACGGCGTGGGCGATCTACTGCATTCCCACCCTGCCCCTCGCCTACCTCTTCTGGAACCGGCGGCGGCCGGTCCTGCGCATGTCGGCGGCCTGCGAAGGCGTGATCGGCGAACAGGCGGCCCGGAGCCTGCCGGGCAAGTTCATCGACATGCTGTTCATGTTCGGCCTGCTCGGCGGGGTCGGGACGTCCATCGGGCTCAGTACGCCCATGATCTCGGCGGGACTGTCGGAGATGCTGGGCGTCGACAGGGGTTTCTGGCTGGACGCCTCGGTGGTGATTACGCTGGGGGTGATCTTCGGCGTGAGCGTCTACACCGGGTTGCAGCGCGGTATCCGCATGCTGAGCCGATTCAACCTGTGGCTCACCATCGCGCTGCTGGCGTTCGTCTTCCTGGCGGGACCGACGCTGTTCATCATAGACACGATTACCAACAGCATCGGTCTGCTGATGCAGAACTTCATCAAGATGAGCCTGTACCTGGATCCGATCGTAAAGTGGGATTCGCTGATATCGGCATCGGGGGAAGGGAGTCCGGTTCCACAGGCTACGTTCCCGGAGCAGTGGACGGTTTTCTACTGGGCGTGGTGGATCGCCTTCGCGCCGTTCATGGGCCTGTTCGTCGCCCGCATCTCACGGGGCCGCACGATCCGCGAGCTGATCGCCGCCGAGACCATCGGCGGCGCGATGGGTTGCTGGATGTTCTTCGGGGTACTCGGCAATACGAGCCTGTTCCTGCAGCTGGAGGGCTCACTGGACCTCACCGCCCTGGTCGCGCGCAACATGACGCCGGAGGCGATCATCGCCACGGTGGTCGCCGTAGGAGACCGGGTGCTCCCCTTCGCAATACCGCTGCTGCTGGTTTTCGTGACCCTGGCGATCATCTTCGCCGCCACCACGCTGGATTCCGCCTCCTACATCCTGGCGTCGGTAGCGACCCGGGAGCAAGCCGAAGTGCGTGAACCCGCGCGCTGGCACCGCTGCTTCTGGGCGGTCGTGCTCAGTTCCGTGGCGCTGTCGCTGATGTTCGTGGGGGGGACGGAAAGCCTGCGGGCGGTCCAGTCGGCTTCCCTGATCGTGGCGCTGCCGCTCATCGCCGTACTCGTCCTGATGACCCTGTCCTTCATCCGGTGGCTGAGACAGGATCACGGTTCCTGA